The genomic window GTTCGGTCAGTTCGACGAATTTCGGGTTCACGTATTCGATGAAGCCCCGTGGATCGGTGATCACGATGCTGCTCGGGCTTTGCTGCACGGCCCGGGAAAGCTTCCGTACGAAGGCCTGCTGCGCGGCGAGTTCCCTCTCGATGGTCAGGGTACCTAGGCACGCTTCGATGGCAGCGAAGAGTTTCGCGGACTCGATCGGCTTCAGAACGTAGCGCGACACGCCGAGCTCGATCGCCTCGATCAGGTATTCCATGTCGCTATGCGCGCTCGTGATGATGACCGGCAGGGATGGTTTGAGCTCGAGAAGCTGTCGTGACATCTCGATGCCGCTCATGGCGGGCATCTTAATGTCGGTGACCACGAGGTCCGGGGAGATCCTGCCGAAAAGCTCCAGCCCCTTTGCCCCGTTTTCCGCACCACGGACGGTCAGGCCGGGAAAACGGCGCGCGAGAAGGCCCAGCACCGTTTCACGCGTGACTTCCTCGTCCTCTACGTAGAGCAGGGTGAACCCCGCCCCTGGTTTCGTTGACATGCTATACCTCGATTCTGAACTCGGCCCCGTTCCCGGTGTTTCGCGCCGAGAGCGAGCCGTTCATGCTTTTTTCCACGATGTTCTTGGCCATGAACAGGCCGATGCCGGTTCCTTTTCCCTGTTCCTTGGTGGTGAAGTAGGGCTCGAAGATGCGTCCCATGATATTGACGGGGATGCCGCCAGCGTTGTCGGCGATGGTGATGACGGATTTTTCCCCCTCGCGGGCCACCGTTACCTTGATCCTCGGTTCCGCAATCCTTTTTTCGCATAAGGCGTCTGCGGCGTTGTTGAGGATGTTGAGCAGTACCTGGGAAAACTCGTTGGGGTGCCCTACGATGGGCGGCACGTCGCCGTCCGCGACCTCAACCTGGATGCCCTTGTCGGCGAGGCTTCCCTCCATGAGCGCCAGGGTGCGACGGACCACCTTTTTCAGTTCGAACGCGCTCTTCTCCCGGTCCGGCGTGAAGAAGTTCCTGAAATCGTCGATGGTCTGCGACATGTGCCGGACCATCTGCATGATCTTCCCGGTGCTCGTCTCCAGGTACTCGCGGCTGAAGTTGCCGTACTCGTAGGAGAGGGTGAGGTCCTGGACCAGCAGCCCCACCGCGTTCAGCGGCTGGCGCCACTGGTGCGCGATGTTGCCGATCATCTCGCCCATCGCAGCCTGGCGGCTTTGCTGCATGAGCACTTCGTCCTTCTTCCTCAGTTCGTCCATAGCCTGCAGACGTTCCGCGGTTTCCTGGGTGAGGGCTGCGGTCCGCTCCACGACGCGCTGCTCGAGCTCCCGGTTCAGGCTCGACAGGGACGCCTTCGCCCCAAGCAGTTCCTGGTTCTTTTCCGCAGCCATCTCGTAGGTGGCGAGGAGCAGTTCGATGGTGTGGGCACAGTCGGCCTGAACGCGGTAGTTTTTGCCTCGATAGGCGACGGCGACCTCTCCGTCGTTGTCACCCTGGTGGCAAACCCGTTCCCCGTTCAACACGGCGCTGATGCGGGATAGGAGCAGTTTCTTGCTGTACGGCTTCGATACGAAGTAGTTGGCGCCCACTTCGAGGCTGTGCAGCACGTCCGCCGGATCGTTCAGGTGGGTGAGCAGGATGATCGGTGTTTCACCCCCTGTCTTCGACTCTCTGATGCGGCGGCAGAGCTCGAAGCCGTCCATCCCCGGCATGAGAATGTCGCTGATCACCAGATCCGGCATTTGCGGGAGGGCCTCGAGCGCCTCGTCTCCGTTTCTAGCCACGACGACCCGGTACCCCTGTTCGGCGAGCATCTGCTCGAGGAGCTTCGCCTGGGTGGGGCTGTCATCTACGATGAGGATGCGGTGCGGAACCGCTGTCGAGCTGCTTTGATTCATGTTCGTTGCCAACTCCTTCATTTCAAGGCGGCGGCGCCTTTAGCCGCCAGCGTGGTCAGCAGACCGATGATGCCGTCGGGGGATAGGACGAGCTGGGCCGCGTCGATCTGGATCGCTTCGCCCGGCATCCCGAAGACCATGGACGTCTCCTTGTCCTGCGCGACGGTGACGCCTCCACTGTTGCGGAGCGTCTTGAGTTCCAGGGCCCCGTCCTTCCCCATGCCGGTCAAGAGCACCCCGACCGCGTGCCGACCGTAGTGCTGAGCCACGGTGCGAAAAAGCGCCGACACGGCGGGACGCACGCCGTTTTCAGGGTCCGTGCTGGTGAGGCGGATGCGCCCTTGAGGGGCGACTTCCATGTGGTAGCTGTCGGGCGCCACGTAGACCCGACCCGGTTCCACGGTCATGCCGTCGGCAGCGAGGAGCACCGGCATGGTGGAGTGCTGGTTCAGCCAGTGCACGAAGTTTTCCGTGAAACCTACGGCCATGTGCTGCACCACGAGGACCGCGGCGGAAAAGGATGCCGGGAGCGCGGAGAGTATGCGGCGCAAAAGGGGCGGACCGCCGGTCGAGGCGCCGATGGCCACCACTTTTATCGAAGCGGTGGGGGCGGTCCGGGGCGTCTGGACTGCGGCTGGCGCAGGCGCGATCTTGCCGGTCGGGAACACGCGGCGCACCACCTTGATCTCGGACATGAGCTTCACATGGCGGATGAGGTCCGCCACCGACTCGCGGTAATCGGGAGAGCCTGGCGCGGCGGGCTTGGCTAGCACCATGAGGGCTCCCGCCTCCATGACCCGGAACAGGGTGGCCGAATCCTTCGGGTTCATCTTCCCGGTGACGATCACGATGGGGACGGGGCAGCTCGACATGATGGCGCGGGTGGCGTCGAAACCGTCCATGCCTGGGAGGTTGACGTCCATGGTGATGATGTCCGGCCTGAGGCTCTTTGCGGCCTCCACGGCGGACTCGCCGCTCTCCGCGGTGCCGATCACGGTGAGCTCGGGGTCCGCGTCGAAAGCGGCCACCAGCGCCTGCTGCACGGTTTTTGAATCTTCAACTACGAGAATTCTGATCACGCGGCTTCCTTGTCAGGTGAGTTTCTGGATGACCTCGATGAGGTTGGTCTGGTCGAAGCTGCTCTTCACGAGATAGGCGCTCGCACCGACGTCGATGCCGCGCTCCCGGTCGGTACGCGACTCGAGCCCGGTGACGAGGATCACGGGGAGCGAGGCGAGCTTCGCGTCGGCGCGGATCGACCGGGTGAGCTCGAAGCCGTCCATGCGCGGCATCTCGATGTCGGAGACCACCACGTCGCAGGGGTCGGTTTTAAGTTGTGCCATGGCGTCCGCCCCGTCGACCGCGGTGCGCACGAGGAAGCCGGAGGCCTCCAGGATGTTCTTAAGCAAGGTCCGCGAGGTGATGGAATCTTCCGCCACCAGAACGGAAACCCGCGCCTGGCGAGCCGGGGCGCTTGGTACCGGCAGGGAGGTGACGTCGGCACCGCCCCCCAGGGCGGAGCGGAAGAGGTCGGCAACGTTCAAAACGGGGACCACGCGCCCCGAACCGAGCACGGTGGCACCAGCGACGTTGCGCACCCTCGAGAGCTGGCGCCCGAGCGGCTTCACCAGTATCTCCTGCACCCCGATCACCTGATCCACGGCGAAAGCGATGCGCCGGTCGGCGGCGCGCAAGAGGACGTAAGAGACCGTGGTGTCCGGCTCGACGCTCCGGCGTCCAGTTTCCAGGATGCCGGCCAGTGAGACGAGCGGGAGCACCTCGCCCGCCGCGACCACGGTGTCGCGGTTTTCCACCCGTTTCACCTCTGAGAGCGGCACGCGCGCGCTCAGCTCGACCACCGTCGCCGGGATGGCGCAGTAGCGGCCGGCGACCTGCACCAAGAGCGCGCGCATCCGGGCGAATGAGAGCGGGAAGACGAGCCGGAAGCTCGTTCCCGCGCCGGGCGTGCTTGTGACCGAGACGTGCCCCCCCAGCCGCTCCAGCGTCTCGCGTACGATGGCGAGGCCGACCCCGCGTCCGGAGATGCTGCTGATGGTGCCGCTGGTGGAAAGCCCGGACTCGAAGATGAATTGAAGCGCCTCGGCGTCGGGCATGCGCGCGATGGCCTCCTCGGTGGCGAGTTCCCGGCGCAGCGCAGAACGTTTCACCTGCTCGAGGTCGATGCCGCAGCCGTCGTCGGTTAGGATGAGTTCGGCGCGGTTCGCGTCCTGCAGCCTCACCTCGACGCTCACCGTGCCGCGGCGCGGCTTTCCCGCGGCTTCCCTTGCCTGCGGCAGCTCGATGCCGTGATCTACCGTGTTGCGCACGAGGTGCAAAAGCGGCTCCATAAGCTCGGCCAGGATGCGGCGGTCGAACTCCAGCTCTCCTCCGGAGAGGGAGAAGTCGGCCTCCTTGCCGAGCTCGCGGGTAAGGTCGCGCACCAGTTTCGCGAACGGGTCGAGGATCGAGGAACATGGGAGGAGCTGCAGCTTCTTCATCTCCTCGAGGAGCGGGTCGACGAGAGCCTGCAGCGAACGGGTGTGCTTTTCCGCGTTCTTCTCCAGGAGGCGCAGGCGCCCCTCCACGGTACGTTCATGCCGGCACCTCTGTTCGAGAAGTCCGGCCAGCGAGGCCTCACCGTCGGTACCCTTCTTGAGCGCGCGCCTTGCCGCCTCGAGGGAGCGGTCGCGCTCAGCGCCACGCTCGGCTACCTCGCCGGCAAGGGTGGAGAGTTCCTCCTGCAGTACCGAGGCGGCAAGTTTCGCGGAGACCAGTTCCTCGGACTGCAAAAGGAGCGTCTCGAGAAGCCGCGCGGAGACCCGCACCGTTTCGTCGGCGGCATAGGAGGGCGGTGAAGGGCGTGGCTTTTCCGGGGTAGGCGCCTGGGTGGCCGCAACGGCAACAACAGGGGGCGTGGGCACCGTCGGAAGAGGAGAGGGGGGAACGCTTTGGGAAGCACTCTGTTGCGGCGCCGGTGCAGGTGCGGCGGTGGGGGCGCCTGCCGGGAAGATGCGGGCCGAAAGCCGGTTTATCTCGCGGTGCAGGAGATCGAAGGTTTCCATACCGAACTCGGCCTCGCCACGCTTGATCCCTGCCAGCACCTCCTCCAGCTCCTGGCAGTCATGGGCGACGTCGGCGAGGTTCACGGCGTGCGCCGCCCCTTTCAGGGTGTGCACGCGGCGGAACACCCCTTCAAGCAGGCGCTGCCGCCCTGCCTCCTCCTCTTCGCGTTCCAGGGCGAGGAGATGGGAGGAGAGGGCGTCCAGGTGTTCCTGCGCCTCTATCGCGAAGGTCGCGAGCAGTTCTTTTAACAGCGCCTCGTGGTCGCTCATGTCGTAATAGTCACCTTAATTCGTGATCGCCCGCCGCTGAGGGGGATCAGGCGAGCCGGTAGCCGCTCACCAGTTTCTGCAGCTTCTGGTTCAGCTCGTAGAGGTTTTTCGCCGCCGCTTCGATCTGGCGCGACCCCTCCACGTTCTGATCGCTTGCCTGGTTGATGCTCTGGATGGCGATGGCGATCTGGTCCATGCCGATCGCCTGCTCCTGGGTCGAGGTGACGATCTGCAGCGTCGCGTTCGAGGAGTCCTCGATGCTCGCGGCGAGCTGGCGGATCGACTCGCCCGCTTCGCTTGACTGCTTCATGCCGGCCTCGACCGCCTTGCTCCCTTGCTCGGTGGCAAGGACGGCAGCGGTGGTGGCCTTCTGGATCTGGCCTATGATGCTGCGCACCTGGGAGGTCGCCTGCTTCGACTGGGTGGCGAGGTTCTTCACCTCCTGGGCCACCACGGCGAATCCTTTGCCGTGCTCACCCGCCTTGGCGGCCTCGATGGCGGCGTTCACCGCGAGGAGGTTCGACTGCTCGGCGAGGTCCGCTACCGTGGCGATGATCTCGCCGATGGCCTGGCTCTGCTCGGAGAGGTTCACGATGCGTTCGGCGATGAAGCCCATGCGCTCGTCGATCCCCTGCATGCCGTCCAGGGTACTGTTCACGGAGTCACGGCCGGTCTTGGCGATCTGCGCGGAGCGGTGCGCCCCCTCATAAACCTGGCGCGACTTCTGCGAAGTGAGGTCGGTGGTCTGGCGGATCTCCTGGACCGTGGCGTTGGTCTCGGAGATGGAGGTGGCGGTCTGGGCCGAGCTGGAGGCAAGCTCGCTCACCGTGGTCATGATTTCGGCGGCGCTCCCTGCGAGGACGCTCACCACCTCGGAGATTTCGAGGCTCAAGTCCCTGAGATTTCTGGTCATCACGCTGAAGGAATTGCCCAGGCGGTCCTTATCCGAGGCGGGGAGCACCTCGATGGTTAAATCCCCGGCTGCGATGCGGTCGGCGCTGGCGGCGAGCCTTTTCAGGGAGGCAACCATGTTGCTCATGGCGTTGCCGAAGACGTCGCGCTCGGAGAGGGGAACCACCTCGAGATCGAGGTCGCCGATGGCGATCCGGTTCGCGTTCTCTCCCATGCGGCGCAGGGAGAGCACCATCTTC from Geomonas ferrireducens includes these protein-coding regions:
- the cheB gene encoding chemotaxis-specific protein-glutamate methyltransferase CheB, which gives rise to MIRILVVEDSKTVQQALVAAFDADPELTVIGTAESGESAVEAAKSLRPDIITMDVNLPGMDGFDATRAIMSSCPVPIVIVTGKMNPKDSATLFRVMEAGALMVLAKPAAPGSPDYRESVADLIRHVKLMSEIKVVRRVFPTGKIAPAPAAVQTPRTAPTASIKVVAIGASTGGPPLLRRILSALPASFSAAVLVVQHMAVGFTENFVHWLNQHSTMPVLLAADGMTVEPGRVYVAPDSYHMEVAPQGRIRLTSTDPENGVRPAVSALFRTVAQHYGRHAVGVLLTGMGKDGALELKTLRNSGGVTVAQDKETSMVFGMPGEAIQIDAAQLVLSPDGIIGLLTTLAAKGAAALK
- a CDS encoding hybrid sensor histidine kinase/response regulator, which gives rise to MNQSSSTAVPHRILIVDDSPTQAKLLEQMLAEQGYRVVVARNGDEALEALPQMPDLVISDILMPGMDGFELCRRIRESKTGGETPIILLTHLNDPADVLHSLEVGANYFVSKPYSKKLLLSRISAVLNGERVCHQGDNDGEVAVAYRGKNYRVQADCAHTIELLLATYEMAAEKNQELLGAKASLSSLNRELEQRVVERTAALTQETAERLQAMDELRKKDEVLMQQSRQAAMGEMIGNIAHQWRQPLNAVGLLVQDLTLSYEYGNFSREYLETSTGKIMQMVRHMSQTIDDFRNFFTPDREKSAFELKKVVRRTLALMEGSLADKGIQVEVADGDVPPIVGHPNEFSQVLLNILNNAADALCEKRIAEPRIKVTVAREGEKSVITIADNAGGIPVNIMGRIFEPYFTTKEQGKGTGIGLFMAKNIVEKSMNGSLSARNTGNGAEFRIEV
- a CDS encoding hybrid sensor histidine kinase/response regulator yields the protein MSDHEALLKELLATFAIEAQEHLDALSSHLLALEREEEEAGRQRLLEGVFRRVHTLKGAAHAVNLADVAHDCQELEEVLAGIKRGEAEFGMETFDLLHREINRLSARIFPAGAPTAAPAPAPQQSASQSVPPSPLPTVPTPPVVAVAATQAPTPEKPRPSPPSYAADETVRVSARLLETLLLQSEELVSAKLAASVLQEELSTLAGEVAERGAERDRSLEAARRALKKGTDGEASLAGLLEQRCRHERTVEGRLRLLEKNAEKHTRSLQALVDPLLEEMKKLQLLPCSSILDPFAKLVRDLTRELGKEADFSLSGGELEFDRRILAELMEPLLHLVRNTVDHGIELPQAREAAGKPRRGTVSVEVRLQDANRAELILTDDGCGIDLEQVKRSALRRELATEEAIARMPDAEALQFIFESGLSTSGTISSISGRGVGLAIVRETLERLGGHVSVTSTPGAGTSFRLVFPLSFARMRALLVQVAGRYCAIPATVVELSARVPLSEVKRVENRDTVVAAGEVLPLVSLAGILETGRRSVEPDTTVSYVLLRAADRRIAFAVDQVIGVQEILVKPLGRQLSRVRNVAGATVLGSGRVVPVLNVADLFRSALGGGADVTSLPVPSAPARQARVSVLVAEDSITSRTLLKNILEASGFLVRTAVDGADAMAQLKTDPCDVVVSDIEMPRMDGFELTRSIRADAKLASLPVILVTGLESRTDRERGIDVGASAYLVKSSFDQTNLIEVIQKLT
- a CDS encoding HAMP domain-containing methyl-accepting chemotaxis protein; its protein translation is MLSNLKIRSRLIAGFSVLLVFLVLIGALSLKNLAAEGRLLSEFYEHPFTVTNAIQQVDTNIARMHRGMKDVVLYAADREDLEATLAEIAKDEQEVYRGLALARERFPGDQAKIDRIKESMDQWKEVRAKTIALTRQGKVKEAVAFHKNYARRTVAQIDAQVEEVLKASQAMASNFAAESARNQRFTFAITAVLVALACIIAAMIAFAITASITRPLNDAVQAADRLAQGDVSVELDSASPDELGQLLRAMRKMVLSLRRMGENANRIAIGDLDLEVVPLSERDVFGNAMSNMVASLKRLAASADRIAAGDLTIEVLPASDKDRLGNSFSVMTRNLRDLSLEISEVVSVLAGSAAEIMTTVSELASSSAQTATSISETNATVQEIRQTTDLTSQKSRQVYEGAHRSAQIAKTGRDSVNSTLDGMQGIDERMGFIAERIVNLSEQSQAIGEIIATVADLAEQSNLLAVNAAIEAAKAGEHGKGFAVVAQEVKNLATQSKQATSQVRSIIGQIQKATTAAVLATEQGSKAVEAGMKQSSEAGESIRQLAASIEDSSNATLQIVTSTQEQAIGMDQIAIAIQSINQASDQNVEGSRQIEAAAKNLYELNQKLQKLVSGYRLA